The Leptospira tipperaryensis genomic sequence TTCCCTATATTAGGATTACTTTATATGTTTGTCTCGTGGATCTGCGGGGGAGTCACAAATTGGAGTCGAAATTTCAGGGCGAGCACGGCGGTGTTCAGCACATTCTGGCTTGCGATCATTCTCCAGAGCTTCGCAGGATTGATTCACGTTTACGCCGGAATCGGGATCGGAGTCGCGTTTACGGCTTATATTCCTTTTTTATTTTACATTGCTCTGACTTCGTATCTGGAAGCTCCGATCAAAAGAACCGCAATTTTGCTTGCGTTATTCACTTCGATTCTATTTTACATTCAGTATTCGAGAATGGCTTCTTATATCAGCGATTATAGAATGATCGAAAATATGAACTCGCACAAACCTCTTTCGAGAGAAGAGGAAGAAGAAGGCGAACAAGAAGCTGCCGAAATCATTCGTAAAGCCATGGAAAAAGCGAAATCGGAAGGAAAACAATTCGGGGAATAATATGCCAAGAATTCAACTAGAACTCCCTAATAAATTTGTCTGGTCGGTCGATCTGGACGTTCGAATTTACGACATCAACTTTGCGGATCATCTCGCACACGACAGAGTGATTTCACTTCTTCACGAAGCAAGAGCTCGTTTCTTTTTAGAACACAATTACAACGAGCTCAACGTGGAAGGACTTGGTATCATCATTACGGACATCGCCGTAGTTTATAAAGCGGAAGCTTTTTTTCGAGACAAGATTCGAGTCGAGATCACAGCGGGAGATTTTAATCCAAGAGGATGCGACATCTTTTATAGAATGTCCCACGCGGACGGCCCCGCCAACGGAAAGGTGATTTGCGAAGCGAAGACTGGAGTCGTTTTTATGAATTATTCCACTCGAAAGTTAGGAAATCTTCCCGAAGGTTTTCGTAAGATTTTTCCTTAAGAAGGAAAGACACGGGCTGGCAAACGGATCCAAACGCCCGTGGATTCTTCTTAATTTCTCTTCCTTCCACATTTCTATAGGCCATAACGTTT encodes the following:
- a CDS encoding Yip1 family protein; this translates as MFQFSYSFQTIVAEVRDILFKPISFFKKLPKTQESILTIYFRFLTFLGFLYLGAILSMTLFTPLDTPTPPVSFLFLEMPLAYFLASFIAFPILGLLYMFVSWICGGVTNWSRNFRASTAVFSTFWLAIILQSFAGLIHVYAGIGIGVAFTAYIPFLFYIALTSYLEAPIKRTAILLALFTSILFYIQYSRMASYISDYRMIENMNSHKPLSREEEEEGEQEAAEIIRKAMEKAKSEGKQFGE
- a CDS encoding acyl-CoA thioesterase, with product MPRIQLELPNKFVWSVDLDVRIYDINFADHLAHDRVISLLHEARARFFLEHNYNELNVEGLGIIITDIAVVYKAEAFFRDKIRVEITAGDFNPRGCDIFYRMSHADGPANGKVICEAKTGVVFMNYSTRKLGNLPEGFRKIFP